From a single Coriobacteriaceae bacterium genomic region:
- a CDS encoding C39 family peptidase, with protein MRQNACGPTCLTMVYIFKTGRTDMTPVNMCALSEAGNYAPTGATEWSFMTSGAWQLGLNGTELHNNRDSMTQALRSGAPVIAAVRPGTFTNVGHYIVLYGIDDADQIEVFDPNSASRSARRWGVVEVLNEVEAMWAYY; from the coding sequence ATCCGCCAAAATGCCTGCGGGCCTACGTGCCTCACCATGGTCTATATCTTTAAGACGGGACGCACCGATATGACCCCCGTCAATATGTGCGCGCTTTCCGAGGCAGGCAATTACGCCCCCACCGGTGCAACCGAATGGTCGTTTATGACGAGCGGTGCGTGGCAGTTGGGACTTAACGGAACGGAGCTTCATAACAATCGCGACTCGATGACTCAGGCGCTGCGTTCGGGAGCGCCCGTCATCGCCGCCGTTCGGCCGGGCACCTTTACCAACGTGGGCCACTACATTGTACTTTACGGTATTGACGACGCCGACCAGATTGAAGTCTTCGATCCCAACTCGGCCAGCCGCAGCGCCCGCCGCTGGGGCGTCGTAGAGGTCCTCAACGAAGTCGAAGCCATGTGGGCCTACTACTAG
- the arcC gene encoding carbamate kinase gives MSKPLGKPDRIVVALGGNALGNNPVEQIEAVSNTAHALLGLIEQGNEIIITHGNGPQVGMIQNAFAAAHDAIGTPEMPLPECGAMSQGYIGYHLQQGIGREMHKRYKRWHAATVVTQIECDPDDPAFKNPTKPIGPFYTEEQAKEFMAEDPSKVFVEDSGRGWRRVVASPDPKKIVEADSILNLLDNEFIVIACGGGGIPVVRDYENKGCYKGVPAVIDKDLGGELLAEDCDADVLFLLTAVEHVAINFGKPNQEELEDLTADEAERLADEGQFGKGSMEPKVRAAIKFARSRKGRTCIIGALDKAAETMAGLSGTRIHE, from the coding sequence ATGTCTAAGCCTCTTGGCAAGCCCGATCGTATTGTCGTCGCCCTTGGCGGCAACGCCCTCGGCAACAACCCCGTCGAGCAGATCGAGGCCGTGAGCAACACCGCCCACGCTCTCCTCGGTCTCATCGAGCAGGGCAATGAGATCATCATCACCCACGGCAACGGCCCGCAGGTCGGCATGATCCAGAACGCCTTCGCCGCTGCCCACGATGCCATCGGTACCCCCGAGATGCCGCTGCCCGAGTGCGGCGCCATGTCCCAGGGCTACATTGGTTATCACCTGCAGCAGGGCATCGGCCGCGAGATGCACAAGCGCTATAAGCGTTGGCACGCCGCCACCGTCGTCACCCAGATCGAGTGCGATCCGGATGATCCCGCGTTCAAGAACCCGACCAAGCCGATCGGCCCCTTCTACACCGAGGAGCAGGCCAAGGAGTTCATGGCCGAGGATCCCTCCAAGGTCTTCGTCGAGGATTCCGGCCGCGGCTGGCGTCGCGTCGTCGCCTCCCCCGATCCCAAGAAGATCGTCGAGGCTGACTCCATCCTTAACCTGCTCGACAACGAGTTCATCGTCATCGCCTGCGGTGGCGGCGGCATCCCCGTCGTCCGCGACTACGAGAACAAGGGCTGCTACAAGGGAGTTCCCGCCGTCATCGACAAGGACCTGGGCGGCGAGCTGCTGGCCGAGGACTGCGACGCCGACGTTCTGTTCCTGCTGACTGCCGTTGAGCATGTCGCCATCAACTTTGGCAAGCCCAACCAGGAGGAGCTCGAGGACCTCACCGCCGACGAGGCCGAGCGCCTGGCCGACGAGGGCCAGTTCGGCAAGGGTTCCATGGAGCCCAAGGTCCGCGCTGCCATCAAGTTCGCCCGTTCCCGCAAGGGCCGCACCTGCATCATCGGTGCTCTGGACAAGGCCGCCGAGACCATGGCCGGTCTCTCCGGTACCCGCATCCACGAGTAG
- a CDS encoding PTS lactose/cellobiose transporter subunit IIA: MDDQGTEMVSFQLVAAAGEARSLAFEALEKAKAGDFDAAAKLMKQSKDAGIKAHHIQTQLLSTEAAGEHLSVDVLLVHAQDHLMCSMLAQELVQELICLYERTATKNA, encoded by the coding sequence ATGGACGATCAGGGAACCGAGATGGTTTCGTTTCAGCTGGTCGCTGCAGCGGGAGAGGCACGCAGCCTTGCCTTCGAAGCCCTTGAAAAGGCAAAGGCGGGGGATTTTGACGCCGCCGCCAAACTCATGAAGCAGTCAAAGGATGCGGGAATCAAGGCTCACCACATCCAAACGCAGCTGCTTTCGACTGAGGCAGCGGGCGAGCATCTGTCGGTGGATGTGTTGCTGGTCCATGCTCAGGACCACCTCATGTGCTCCATGCTTGCTCAGGAGCTCGTGCAGGAGCTGATCTGCCTGTATGAGCGCACTGCAACCAAGAACGCCTAG
- a CDS encoding transposase, translated as MFEAGEFSRFRNARSFAAWVGLTPSEHSSGESDRRGAITKAGNKHLRKALVEAAWHYLTCSARPKEPARGQAPDPGARRHAAKGVRRLVERRGALLARGVHNNKANVATARELACWVWAVGLMAEEA; from the coding sequence GTGTTCGAGGCCGGCGAGTTCTCGAGGTTCAGGAATGCCCGGTCGTTCGCCGCATGGGTCGGCTTGACGCCCTCCGAGCACTCCAGCGGGGAGAGCGACCGCAGGGGCGCGATCACCAAGGCGGGCAACAAGCACCTGAGGAAGGCGCTGGTCGAGGCCGCGTGGCACTACCTGACGTGCTCCGCGCGGCCGAAGGAGCCCGCCAGGGGCCAGGCCCCGGACCCGGGCGCCCGCAGGCATGCCGCCAAGGGCGTGCGGAGGCTGGTCGAGAGGCGCGGGGCCCTGCTCGCGCGCGGGGTCCACAACAACAAGGCGAACGTCGCCACGGCGCGCGAGCTCGCCTGCTGGGTGTGGGCGGTCGGTCTCATGGCCGAGGAGGCGTAG
- a CDS encoding PTS sugar transporter subunit IIB yields the protein MKILLVCAAGLSTSILMKKLEKYAEQNGIELDIDAVGIGEYQETCANYDVLLLGPQVSYQLNTVKQGSGKPTAVIPAQDYGMGNAANVLALAQSLLG from the coding sequence ATGAAGATCCTTCTTGTTTGCGCAGCTGGTCTGTCTACAAGCATTCTGATGAAGAAACTCGAGAAATATGCGGAGCAAAACGGCATCGAGCTCGATATCGATGCGGTGGGTATCGGCGAGTATCAGGAGACGTGCGCCAATTATGACGTGCTGCTCTTGGGGCCGCAGGTGTCCTACCAGCTCAACACCGTCAAGCAGGGGAGCGGTAAGCCGACCGCGGTCATCCCCGCACAGGACTACGGCATGGGCAACGCCGCCAACGTGCTGGCACTCGCCCAGTCGCTGTTGGGTTAG
- a CDS encoding APC family permease has translation MADKNAEVAVEGNGGMKKTLSLWNFFTIGFGAIIGTGWVLQVGDWMVVGGGPVPAMIAFLLGAIFLVPVGAVFGELTAAIPISGGIVEYVDRSFGRTLSYITGWLLALGNGILCPWEAIAISTLVSEMFGSLPGLEWLRAVKLYTILGADVYLFPTLIALGFATYVIFLNFRGASSAAKLQAFLTKALLCGMLLAMGVSLFTGSPDNAMPVFSQVTGAGGGKPATEGTSLFAGIVSVLVLTPFFYAGFDTIPQQAEEAAEGLNWNKFGKIISLALLAAGGFYMVCIYSFGTILDWHEFVKSPVPALACLKGINMLLYLAMLVIATLGPMGPMNSFYGATSRIMLAMGRKGQLPEKFAEVDPKSGAPKLACVVLGVITVVGPFLGKNMLIPLTNVSALAFIFSCGMVALACLRMRFTEPDLPRPYEVPGGKFGISLAIVACGTIIGLLVIPFSPASLNMVEWSIVIGWLAIGLALMAFTNSRKK, from the coding sequence ATGGCGGACAAGAACGCAGAAGTTGCAGTCGAAGGTAACGGCGGCATGAAGAAAACGCTTTCGCTCTGGAACTTCTTCACCATCGGTTTCGGTGCCATCATCGGAACTGGCTGGGTTCTGCAGGTCGGCGACTGGATGGTCGTGGGCGGCGGTCCCGTTCCCGCTATGATCGCATTCCTCTTGGGTGCAATCTTTCTCGTGCCCGTCGGAGCTGTTTTCGGTGAGCTCACGGCTGCTATCCCCATCTCGGGCGGCATCGTCGAGTATGTCGATCGTAGCTTTGGCCGTACGCTGAGCTATATCACCGGTTGGCTCCTGGCCCTGGGCAACGGCATCCTGTGCCCGTGGGAGGCAATCGCTATCTCGACCCTCGTGTCCGAGATGTTCGGCAGCCTGCCCGGTCTTGAGTGGCTGCGTGCCGTCAAGCTCTATACCATCCTGGGCGCCGACGTTTACCTGTTCCCGACGCTGATCGCGCTCGGCTTTGCAACCTACGTCATCTTCCTCAACTTCCGCGGTGCCAGCTCGGCCGCCAAGCTGCAGGCCTTCCTGACCAAGGCCCTGCTCTGCGGCATGCTGCTCGCCATGGGCGTCTCGCTGTTCACCGGCTCGCCGGACAACGCCATGCCCGTGTTCTCCCAGGTCACCGGTGCTGGCGGCGGCAAGCCTGCTACCGAGGGCACCAGCCTGTTCGCAGGCATCGTTTCGGTCCTGGTTCTGACCCCGTTCTTCTACGCCGGTTTCGACACCATTCCTCAGCAGGCTGAGGAAGCGGCCGAGGGCCTCAACTGGAACAAGTTCGGCAAGATCATCTCCCTGGCCCTGCTGGCCGCAGGCGGCTTCTACATGGTCTGCATCTACTCGTTCGGCACCATCCTCGACTGGCATGAGTTCGTTAAGAGCCCGGTTCCCGCGCTTGCCTGCCTCAAGGGCATCAACATGCTCCTGTACCTGGCCATGCTCGTCATCGCCACGCTTGGACCCATGGGCCCGATGAACTCCTTCTACGGCGCCACGAGCCGCATCATGCTCGCCATGGGCCGAAAGGGCCAGCTGCCCGAGAAGTTCGCCGAGGTCGATCCCAAGTCCGGCGCTCCCAAGCTCGCCTGCGTCGTTCTGGGCGTCATCACCGTCGTCGGTCCGTTCCTGGGCAAGAACATGCTCATCCCTCTGACCAACGTGTCGGCTCTCGCCTTCATCTTCTCCTGCGGCATGGTCGCCCTCGCTTGCCTGCGCATGCGCTTCACCGAGCCCGACCTGCCTCGTCCCTACGAGGTGCCCGGCGGCAAGTTTGGCATCAGCCTCGCTATCGTTGCCTGCGGCACCATCATTGGCCTGCTCGTGATCCCGTTCTCTCCCGCCTCCCTCAACATGGTGGAGTGGAGCATCGTGATCGGCTGGTTGGCTATTGGCCTGGCCCTCATGGCTTTCACCAATTCCCGCAAAAAGTAA
- a CDS encoding PTS transporter subunit EIIC produces the protein MEKFMTLLQEKLTPIANFCGTERHFASMQKGFMSAISFILVSAVFMILANPPVTADLVAQGGFWSVFGPWLDFATANKLTLLIPFNMTMGILSVIVTFAIAYNLAGTYKMPKLNAGMTSLVMFLIAAAPSSYYQLADESVLQAVPCTYLGAQGLFTAIIVALVSVEVTRFCQTKGITIKMPDGVPPFLSETFGAIVPMLANILIFFGGNLLIQMIDPALSIPSVIEKLLAAPLSVAVDSVPGALLICFMTLLFWCFGVHGNMIVMPITAPVTLAAFAANASLYAAGQPLEFHPALMSLAINLIGGTGNTFSFVALCAFRAKSQQLKAFGRASIVPSFFRISEPAIFGAPIIFNPILMIPFVLGGMISALLYWGAVSLGLVSNFYILVSGTFPIFVQGFVQCLDPRIWVFTIVLIVVMAVVWYPFFKVYDNQLLAQEQENAAAASAEDAE, from the coding sequence ATGGAGAAGTTCATGACCCTGCTTCAGGAAAAACTGACCCCTATCGCCAATTTCTGCGGCACCGAGCGCCACTTTGCCTCCATGCAAAAGGGCTTTATGAGCGCGATCAGCTTCATCTTGGTATCTGCCGTCTTTATGATCCTCGCCAACCCGCCGGTCACGGCCGACCTGGTGGCGCAGGGCGGGTTCTGGTCCGTCTTTGGCCCTTGGCTCGATTTTGCCACGGCCAATAAGCTCACGCTGCTCATTCCCTTCAACATGACGATGGGCATACTGTCGGTGATCGTGACGTTCGCAATCGCCTATAACCTGGCGGGCACCTACAAGATGCCCAAGCTTAACGCCGGCATGACCTCGCTGGTGATGTTCCTGATCGCCGCGGCGCCGTCGTCCTACTACCAGCTTGCTGACGAGTCCGTGCTCCAGGCGGTCCCCTGCACCTATCTGGGTGCGCAGGGCCTGTTTACCGCCATCATCGTTGCCTTGGTCTCCGTCGAGGTCACGCGCTTCTGCCAGACCAAGGGCATCACCATCAAGATGCCCGATGGCGTGCCGCCGTTTTTGTCCGAAACCTTTGGCGCCATCGTACCTATGCTCGCCAACATCCTCATCTTCTTTGGCGGCAACCTGCTGATCCAGATGATCGATCCCGCGCTGTCCATCCCCTCGGTTATCGAGAAGCTGCTCGCTGCCCCGCTTTCCGTCGCAGTTGACTCTGTGCCCGGCGCACTGCTTATCTGCTTCATGACGCTGCTGTTTTGGTGCTTTGGCGTCCACGGCAACATGATCGTAATGCCCATCACCGCCCCGGTCACGCTTGCCGCCTTTGCCGCCAACGCCTCGCTCTATGCTGCCGGGCAGCCGCTTGAGTTCCACCCGGCGCTCATGTCGTTGGCCATCAACCTCATCGGCGGCACGGGTAATACGTTCTCTTTTGTGGCGCTCTGCGCGTTTAGGGCAAAGTCGCAGCAGCTCAAGGCATTTGGCAGGGCATCGATCGTGCCGAGCTTCTTCCGTATCTCCGAGCCCGCGATCTTCGGCGCGCCCATCATCTTCAACCCGATCCTCATGATTCCGTTTGTGCTAGGCGGCATGATCTCGGCCCTGCTGTATTGGGGTGCGGTCTCACTGGGTCTTGTCTCTAACTTCTACATCTTGGTGAGCGGCACGTTCCCCATCTTCGTTCAGGGCTTTGTCCAGTGCCTCGACCCGCGCATCTGGGTGTTTACGATCGTTTTGATCGTGGTCATGGCTGTGGTCTGGTACCCGTTCTTTAAGGTGTACGATAACCAGCTCCTGGCTCAGGAGCAGGAGAACGCCGCGGCAGCTTCTGCCGAGGATGCTGAGTAG
- a CDS encoding BglG family transcription antiterminator: MDARVKQLVNMIEDAQPVAVAVLAKRLEVSERAVRNYIHRANDNLAGVARIVGSKGQYRIDVARADELARLLDGAALAHPGIPDTRDGRVSFLLNDLLMRSQWVTIEEYADLLYVSARTLSNDMRLVEQKLAQFDLTLEKRPRYGIRVAGGESQRRLCLASLVRPVLPDTDDAKLAERLRAIAACVDDALTASPVTVSSLASRNLIMHLYIALGRIEQGCYVPAAESDVQKLEGTREYAAAFQIAANIKDALGVSMPREEVAFIAIHLLGRGTGVPEKGSAVISDEMWEIASEMVRAVNDEFRFDFSGDLELRMNLARHIGPLGYRLEYHMHMDNPMLSDIKTRFPLAYSMAAGTSQVLERHFGSQPSDEELGYIAMAFALALEQQADQPRRKRILIVCASGAGSARMLEHQYRRQFGMYIDSIETCDVARVGTFDFSHIDYVFTTVPLNVKLPVPVREADFFLETSDVNAIRKVLSDDTAQSDSVSSFFSRALFFNRVEASSKQAVLRYLSERAVESGRVDAQFAQEVAERESASATSFGNGVAMPHGMHPLSAEAFVTVGLLEHPILWDEYGHEVDIVFMVSFARSGGDEARILSSLLAEIFMDRQGVERLRERRSWHELMALVQAHTA; the protein is encoded by the coding sequence ATGGATGCTCGCGTCAAGCAGCTTGTAAATATGATCGAGGACGCTCAGCCTGTCGCTGTCGCGGTACTTGCCAAGCGTCTCGAGGTAAGCGAGCGCGCCGTGAGAAACTATATCCATCGCGCAAACGACAACCTTGCAGGGGTTGCACGCATCGTTGGCAGCAAGGGGCAGTATCGTATCGATGTTGCACGTGCAGATGAGCTTGCTCGCTTGCTAGACGGTGCGGCTCTGGCCCATCCGGGCATTCCTGATACGCGCGACGGCCGTGTGTCCTTCCTTCTTAACGACCTCCTCATGCGGTCCCAGTGGGTGACGATTGAGGAGTATGCGGATTTACTCTACGTTTCGGCGCGAACTCTGTCCAATGACATGCGTCTGGTAGAGCAGAAACTCGCCCAATTTGACTTAACGCTCGAAAAGCGCCCACGCTACGGAATCCGCGTTGCGGGCGGGGAGTCGCAGCGGCGCCTGTGCCTGGCCTCGCTGGTGAGGCCCGTGTTGCCCGACACCGACGATGCAAAGCTCGCCGAGCGCCTGCGGGCCATCGCCGCATGTGTGGACGATGCTCTGACGGCCTCGCCCGTCACGGTGAGCTCGCTGGCATCCCGCAATCTCATCATGCATCTTTACATTGCTCTTGGCCGCATCGAGCAGGGCTGCTATGTCCCAGCTGCAGAATCGGACGTTCAAAAACTGGAGGGAACGCGCGAATACGCCGCGGCTTTCCAGATTGCCGCAAACATCAAGGATGCCCTGGGCGTGAGCATGCCCCGAGAAGAGGTTGCCTTTATCGCAATCCATTTGCTCGGCAGGGGCACGGGCGTGCCCGAGAAGGGCTCTGCCGTTATCTCGGACGAGATGTGGGAGATTGCTTCCGAGATGGTACGTGCGGTCAACGATGAGTTTAGGTTTGACTTTAGCGGCGATCTTGAACTTCGCATGAACCTTGCTCGGCATATCGGCCCTCTGGGCTATCGCCTTGAATATCACATGCATATGGATAACCCCATGCTGTCCGATATCAAGACGAGGTTTCCGTTGGCCTATTCGATGGCAGCTGGCACCTCGCAGGTACTCGAGCGTCATTTTGGCAGCCAGCCCTCTGATGAAGAGCTCGGCTACATCGCCATGGCATTTGCCCTGGCCCTCGAGCAGCAAGCCGACCAGCCGCGTCGCAAACGCATCCTGATCGTGTGCGCCTCGGGAGCGGGAAGCGCCCGTATGCTCGAGCACCAGTACCGCAGGCAGTTTGGCATGTATATCGATTCGATTGAGACATGCGATGTCGCCCGCGTGGGAACGTTCGATTTTTCGCATATCGACTACGTGTTCACAACGGTGCCGCTCAACGTCAAGTTGCCCGTGCCCGTCCGCGAGGCCGATTTCTTCTTGGAGACGAGCGATGTCAACGCTATCCGCAAGGTGCTGAGCGACGACACTGCGCAATCGGACTCCGTGAGCTCTTTCTTTAGCCGTGCCCTGTTCTTCAACCGCGTTGAGGCGTCGTCGAAGCAGGCCGTTCTCCGATATCTCTCCGAGCGCGCCGTCGAGAGCGGCCGTGTCGATGCCCAGTTTGCCCAAGAGGTCGCCGAGCGCGAGAGCGCGAGCGCCACCTCGTTTGGCAATGGGGTAGCCATGCCCCATGGGATGCATCCCTTGAGCGCCGAGGCCTTTGTTACCGTGGGCCTGCTCGAACATCCCATTCTTTGGGACGAATACGGCCATGAGGTCGATATCGTCTTTATGGTGTCGTTTGCCCGGTCGGGCGGCGATGAGGCGCGGATCTTGAGCTCACTGCTCGCCGAGATCTTTATGGACCGCCAGGGGGTCGAGCGCCTACGCGAGCGCCGGTCCTGGCATGAGCTGATGGCGCTTGTGCAAGCGCATACGGCTTAA
- a CDS encoding family 1 glycosylhydrolase produces MSYFDRTSAAGMPEGFLWGGALAANQAEGGWNEGGRGMSHSDLIPQGSDRWDVMFGRQKPVDDPDRLYPCRWGNDFFHHWHEDVELFAEMGFKCLRLSICWSRIFPTGMETEPNGEGLEFYRQVFEALREHGIEPLVTLSHYDYPLALVERYGGWQSREMIERYAHYVETVGRAYQGLVRYWLTFNEINSVALSYLNAGVTLEDERDRAAVTAAFSHHMFMASARAVEILHKIDPANKVGCMVAAGATYPYRCAPEDVWLAYEEDRGRYFYTDVMAAGAYPAWKLRALEKEGVHVPFEPGDTEYLAEHTVDFISFSYYCSRLVCADDQVIAEKAEGNVFPTLRNPYLKDKETAWKWQIDALGLRVTLAGYHDRYHLPLFIAENGVGGLDALEDGKVHDAYHIDYLRRHILALRDAIVEDGVDLMGYTPWGCIDLVSASTGQMKKRYGFVYVDADDMGKGTFDRYRKDSFCWYQKVIASNGEDLS; encoded by the coding sequence ATGAGTTACTTTGACAGAACGTCTGCCGCCGGTATGCCCGAGGGCTTTTTGTGGGGTGGTGCCCTCGCCGCCAACCAGGCCGAAGGGGGCTGGAACGAGGGCGGCCGCGGCATGTCGCACTCCGACCTGATCCCACAGGGTTCCGACCGCTGGGATGTAATGTTTGGCAGGCAAAAGCCCGTGGACGATCCGGACAGGCTGTATCCATGCCGCTGGGGCAACGACTTCTTCCATCATTGGCACGAGGATGTCGAGCTCTTTGCCGAGATGGGCTTTAAGTGCCTGCGTCTTTCAATTTGCTGGAGCCGTATTTTTCCCACAGGGATGGAGACCGAGCCCAACGGCGAGGGCTTGGAGTTTTACCGTCAGGTATTCGAGGCGCTGCGCGAGCATGGAATCGAGCCGCTTGTGACGCTGTCGCACTACGACTATCCGTTGGCTCTGGTCGAGCGCTATGGTGGCTGGCAAAGCCGAGAGATGATCGAGCGGTATGCGCACTACGTCGAGACCGTCGGACGCGCGTACCAGGGCCTCGTGCGTTATTGGCTTACGTTCAACGAGATCAACAGCGTGGCGCTGTCCTATCTCAACGCGGGTGTCACGCTCGAGGATGAGCGTGACCGTGCAGCCGTGACCGCGGCGTTCTCGCACCATATGTTTATGGCGAGCGCTCGCGCTGTCGAGATTCTGCACAAGATCGATCCTGCAAACAAGGTGGGTTGCATGGTCGCTGCCGGTGCGACCTATCCGTACCGTTGTGCGCCCGAGGACGTATGGCTTGCGTATGAGGAGGACCGCGGCCGCTACTTCTACACAGACGTGATGGCTGCGGGCGCCTATCCTGCTTGGAAGCTGCGTGCACTCGAGAAAGAGGGTGTTCACGTGCCCTTTGAGCCGGGCGATACGGAGTATCTGGCAGAGCATACGGTCGACTTCATCTCGTTCTCGTACTATTGCTCGCGCTTGGTGTGCGCCGATGATCAGGTGATCGCCGAGAAGGCGGAGGGCAACGTGTTCCCGACGCTGCGCAATCCGTACCTCAAGGATAAAGAGACTGCCTGGAAATGGCAGATCGATGCGCTGGGTTTGCGCGTGACGCTTGCCGGCTACCACGATCGTTACCATCTTCCGCTCTTTATCGCTGAGAACGGTGTGGGCGGACTCGATGCGCTGGAAGACGGCAAAGTCCACGATGCGTATCATATTGATTACCTGCGAAGGCATATTCTTGCGCTGCGCGATGCAATTGTCGAGGACGGTGTTGACCTGATGGGATACACGCCGTGGGGCTGTATCGATTTGGTGTCGGCCTCGACGGGGCAGATGAAGAAGCGCTATGGCTTTGTTTATGTTGATGCCGATGATATGGGCAAAGGCACGTTCGATCGCTACCGAAAGGACAGCTTCTGCTGGTATCAAAAGGTCATTGCATCAAATGGCGAGGACTTGAGTTAA